AGCGTATTAAGGGGAGGAAGCAATTTCCTTGAGACGAATTCCTACCTTGCTATTTATCCGGGTATTGCCATAGTGCTTATTGTTCTTGCATTTAACTACTTGGGTGACGGCGTTAGAGACGCGCTCGACCCGAAGCTTAAGTAGAGGGTATAGTAACTTGCAAAAAGAAAAAGTAGACTTACTACCGCCCAAAGAAAAACTTATTAAACTTAAAAACCAAAGGACAGTATTTAAGTTTGGTAATTATAGTAAGAATACTTGAAACCGAGAAAGCTGCATTTTCAATACTGAAAATTACAGTGAATTTGATATGAAATAATGCTGTTGTCAATTTATGTTTATTTTATTTAAAGTAATATATCTATTGGGGAATAAAAGTAAGTTGACTGCATGCGCTTTATTGAGAGGTGACCATATGGAAAACAAATCAGAGAAGCTTCTTGAAATAAAAAATCTTCATGTCCACTACATAACCGACGATGAGGACGTTAAGGCTGTAAACGGCATAGACTTAACCCTTTCCTACGGTGAAAGCATGGGCCTTGTAGGAGAAACCGGGGCAGGAAAAACCACCACATGCCTTTCCATCATGCAGCTTGTTCCCGACCCGCCGGGAATCATCGTGGACGGAGAAATTAATTTCAAGGGCCAAAACATGATATATAATACGGAAAAGCAGAACGAAGCCATCAGAGGAAACGGCATATCCATGATATTTCAGGACCCTATGACGGCCCTTAACCCCATTATGACCGTGGGGCAGCAGCTTACGGAGGTTGTGCTTAACCATAATAAGAAAATGAAAAAATCCGAGGCTGAAAAGAAAGTAATGGAAATGCTTGAAATCGTCGGGGTTAAAAGGGACCGTTTTAACGATTATCCCCACCAGTTTTCCGGCGGCATGAAGCAGAGGGTTGTCATCACCATGGCCCTTTTATGTAATCCAGAGCTTTTGATTGCCGACGAGCCGACAACGGCCCTTGACGTTACCATACAGGCTCAGGTGCTTGAGATTATTAAAAAGCTGAAGGAAGACTTCAATACGTCTTTGCTTCTTGTTACCCATGATTTGGGAGTCGTTGCGGAAACCTGCGACAGAGTATCCATCATGTATGCCGGCGAAATCGTAGAATCCGGCACGGTAGAAGAAGTGTTCACCGATACGAAGCATCCTTACACTAAGGGACTTTTTGAGTCCATACCGAAGCTTGACGAGGACAGCGAAAGGCTCATACCCATAGAGGGGCTTATCCCGAACCCGGCAGATTTGCCTAAGGGCTGCTGCTTCCACCCAAGATGCAAATACAAAAGGCCTGAATGTGAAATAGAGAAACCCCCTGTAAAGGGCGTAGGCCATACCTATAAATGTATACTGTAAGGAGGCCTGTATGACTAAATTGTTGGAAGTGAAAAACTTAAATAAATATTTCAAGGTTGCGGCAGGTCAGCTTCATGCGGTGGACGATGTCAGCTTTTCTATTAATAAAGGGGAAACCCTGGGTATTGTTGGAGAATCCGGCTGCGGAAAATCTACTTTAGGAAGAGTTGTTTTAAGGCTTCATGAGCCTACAAGCGGCAGAGTTTTATTTAACGATATGGACATCACTTCATTTTCAGATGATGAAATGATTCAGATGCGTAAATATATGCAGATTATATTTCAGGATCCCTATGCATCTCTAAACCCAAGGCTTACCATAAGCCAAAGTATAGAGGAGCCTTTGAAGGTATTTAATATTTATAAAACAGAGGCTGAAAGAAAAAAACGCATTGAAGAGCTTATGGACCTTGTAGGTCTTTCCATGAGAACCTATAATTCCTATCCTCATGAATTTGACGGAGGAAGAAGGCAGAGGGTTGTTATCGCAAGAGCGCTTTCCGTAAATCCCCAGTTTATCGTATGTGATGAGCCTGTTTCCGCCCTTGACGTTTCTGTTCAGGCGCAGATACTGAATTTGATGATGGATTTGCAGAAGGAACTGAACCTTACTTACATATTCATATCCCATGACTTATCCGTTGTGAAGCATATTTCTGATAATGTAGGGGTTATGTATTTAGGGAAAATGGTGGAGCTTGCAGATAAGAAGGAGATATTCAAAAACCCTGCCCACCCTTATACAACGGCTCTTTTATCGGCCATCCCTTCTGTAAACGTGCTTGACAGAAAGGAAAAGATTATACTGAAAGGTGAAATCACCTCACCTATCAATCCAAAGCCCGGCTGCCGTTTTGCCCCGAGATGCCCTTTTGCTAAAGAGGTATGTATGGAAAAAGATCCGCAATTAAGGGAGATTAACCCCAACCATTTCGTAGCATGTGCAAGATATGAGGAAATAAAGGGCCTTCCCTTTAGATACAGCTAAAAGCCTTTGCAGGCTTCAGCATAGATATAGACTTAAGAATAGCTGGAGTATATTTGCAAATTTTAAGAACTCATATAGGAATTTGAAAAAGACTCCAGAAGGAAAGCATGTTTTGAAAAGGGTACCCTGAATTTCGTATAAAATAAAAATCTTCATATTTTTATTGAAGAAATTGCCTTTTAAACGGATGAAGAACGGTTTGATATTTCAAAATATGCTGCAGGCTAAATTTATAAAAATGGAGGTAGATTTATGAAGAAAGCAATTGCGCTTGTAATGTCGTTGGTTTTTGCAATGAGTTTAGCGGCATGTTCAGGAAACGTAAAAACGAAAGATGAAGTTAAAGGCACAGATACACCTGCCCAGACTGAGCAGAAGCAGGATACAGCTCAGCAGCCAGCCGGCGCTAAGCCCAAAATTACCCTTCTTAGCATGTCCTCAAACGAAAAGGCAGCCAATATCGTAAGGGACCAGCTTACAAAGAACGGCTTTGACGTTACTGTAAACCTTCAGCCGGACTACAGCAGCTACAAATCCCTTATCGATAGCCACAGCTATGATGTAGCCTTAAGCAGCTGGACAACAGTTACAGGGAACCCAGATTATGCTGTACGCTCTCTCTTTAAAACAGGCGGAGACTACAACAATAATC
This is a stretch of genomic DNA from Anaeropeptidivorans aminofermentans. It encodes these proteins:
- a CDS encoding ABC transporter ATP-binding protein, translating into MENKSEKLLEIKNLHVHYITDDEDVKAVNGIDLTLSYGESMGLVGETGAGKTTTCLSIMQLVPDPPGIIVDGEINFKGQNMIYNTEKQNEAIRGNGISMIFQDPMTALNPIMTVGQQLTEVVLNHNKKMKKSEAEKKVMEMLEIVGVKRDRFNDYPHQFSGGMKQRVVITMALLCNPELLIADEPTTALDVTIQAQVLEIIKKLKEDFNTSLLLVTHDLGVVAETCDRVSIMYAGEIVESGTVEEVFTDTKHPYTKGLFESIPKLDEDSERLIPIEGLIPNPADLPKGCCFHPRCKYKRPECEIEKPPVKGVGHTYKCIL
- a CDS encoding ABC transporter ATP-binding protein; the encoded protein is MTKLLEVKNLNKYFKVAAGQLHAVDDVSFSINKGETLGIVGESGCGKSTLGRVVLRLHEPTSGRVLFNDMDITSFSDDEMIQMRKYMQIIFQDPYASLNPRLTISQSIEEPLKVFNIYKTEAERKKRIEELMDLVGLSMRTYNSYPHEFDGGRRQRVVIARALSVNPQFIVCDEPVSALDVSVQAQILNLMMDLQKELNLTYIFISHDLSVVKHISDNVGVMYLGKMVELADKKEIFKNPAHPYTTALLSAIPSVNVLDRKEKIILKGEITSPINPKPGCRFAPRCPFAKEVCMEKDPQLREINPNHFVACARYEEIKGLPFRYS